One genomic segment of Deinococcus terrestris includes these proteins:
- a CDS encoding manganese catalase family protein produces the protein MFYYDGKLQYPVRVETPDPRFARLLQQAIGGVEGEIRVTLQYLFQAFGARGPKKYRDMLLATGTEEIGHVEMLATAVALNLQGSPASVQEEVAQSNPIVGAVMGGDPRQYLSAGLAALASDANGVPFSGSHVYASGNLAADMYANVTAEATGRVLACRLFTLTDDPGMKDMLRFLIARDTMHQQQWLAVIEELGGHQGTLPIPNSFPVEEELREVSYTYFAPGTQGTEPPQGRWTQGPSLDGLGQFKLEPARPFGEEPVLGPPDPLAFAEIQQMMGAGGQGTRPGATSSDD, from the coding sequence ATGTTCTACTACGACGGCAAGTTGCAGTACCCGGTCCGCGTCGAGACGCCCGATCCCCGCTTCGCGCGGCTGCTTCAGCAGGCCATCGGGGGGGTGGAGGGCGAGATTCGCGTGACCCTTCAGTATCTCTTTCAGGCTTTCGGTGCCCGCGGTCCCAAGAAGTACCGCGACATGCTGCTCGCGACCGGCACCGAGGAGATCGGTCACGTCGAGATGCTTGCCACGGCGGTGGCCCTCAACCTTCAGGGCAGCCCGGCCAGCGTCCAGGAGGAGGTGGCCCAGAGTAACCCCATCGTGGGGGCCGTGATGGGCGGCGACCCCCGGCAGTACCTCTCGGCGGGGCTGGCGGCGCTGGCCTCCGACGCCAACGGGGTGCCCTTCAGCGGCTCGCACGTCTATGCCAGCGGCAACCTCGCCGCCGACATGTACGCCAACGTCACCGCCGAGGCGACCGGGCGGGTGCTGGCCTGCCGCCTCTTTACCCTGACCGACGACCCCGGCATGAAGGACATGCTGCGCTTCCTGATCGCCCGCGACACCATGCACCAGCAGCAGTGGCTCGCCGTGATCGAGGAACTCGGCGGGCACCAGGGCACCCTGCCTATCCCCAACTCCTTCCCGGTCGAGGAGGAGCTGCGCGAGGTGAGCTACACCTACTTCGCCCCCGGTACCCAGGGCACCGAGCCCCCGCAGGGCCGCTGGACCCAGGGACCGTCCCTCGACGGGCTGGGCCAGTTCAAGCTGGAACCCGCCCGCCCCTTCGGGGAAGAGCCCGTCCTGGGACCGCCCGACCCCCTCGCCTTCGCGGAAATCCAGCAGATGATGGGCGCGGGGGGCCAGGGAACGCGGCCCGGCGCGACCTCCTCGGACGACTGA
- a CDS encoding TetR/AcrR family transcriptional regulator yields the protein MDSSSLRERQKERRRARIYSVALDLFKRGGFQATTATDIARASNVSRGTFFNYYPYKEAVLLDYGSEVMERLRDRAEARLAEGIAPLTVLYEIWDELAAENGRERDLFPPLAYEVMNPNPERARTAYQALPLSKVIELILKPLHQAGQIRTDLSLQRISNLIADTYLLVALRWSAYGTDRTLQEETRLALNLLLEGALRPDAPARPS from the coding sequence ATGGATTCGTCGTCGCTCCGGGAGCGTCAGAAAGAACGCCGCCGCGCGCGGATCTACAGCGTGGCCCTCGACCTGTTCAAGCGGGGGGGCTTCCAGGCCACCACCGCCACCGACATCGCGCGGGCCAGCAACGTCTCGCGGGGGACCTTTTTCAACTACTACCCGTACAAGGAAGCGGTGCTGCTCGACTACGGCAGTGAAGTCATGGAGCGCCTGCGTGACCGGGCCGAGGCGCGGCTCGCGGAGGGGATTGCCCCCCTCACCGTGCTGTACGAGATCTGGGACGAACTCGCCGCCGAGAATGGCCGCGAGCGCGACCTTTTCCCGCCGCTCGCCTACGAGGTCATGAATCCCAACCCCGAGCGGGCCAGGACCGCGTATCAGGCCCTGCCGCTGAGCAAGGTGATCGAGCTGATCTTGAAGCCGCTGCACCAGGCCGGGCAGATTCGTACTGACCTCAGCCTGCAGCGCATCAGCAACCTGATCGCGGACACCTACCTGCTCGTCGCCCTGCGCTGGAGCGCCTACGGCACCGACCGCACCCTGCAGGAGGAGACGCGGCTGGCTCTGAACCTGCTGCTGGAAGGCGCCCTGCGGCCCGACGCCCCGGCCCGCCCGTCCTGA
- a CDS encoding ATP cone domain-containing protein, with the protein MTQPELSIGSARHSWPFSRGLVVESLVNAGASAPAAATVARRVEQALRHARRATVTPAELQALMVDLARDALGEEVAQAAARQTPAFVDIVVQAKKGTLPFSRGVLARTLEDTGLSPRDAYGTASAVDVRLRQSGRREVTVPELDEVTEDVLAGRYGEHLRRTYRFLKGNRGRLGVVSGDGGTPTPFSKGLLVQSLLAAGVAPDVARKVARVTQRDLRGSEDRLVTRHAIREKVEALLRDEVGPDVSARYRLLRVIRRPPRPLVVLLGGVSGTGKSYLAAEVAYRLGITRVIGTDAVREVMRAMVSRELVPGLHASTFNAWEALLPPGVPRPDKPTPADLLAGLRDQVQQVSVGLGAVVRRAIEEGTSLVLEGVHLVPGYLRATDYAGALVVPMLVTLPDEGEHRRHFESRDRETAASRPLHRYMAYFGEIRTMQDYLEELARREDVPLLDGLTLDESAEQAVDVVLRRVMAALTPGERAALLGEEGGTE; encoded by the coding sequence GTGACCCAGCCTGAACTCAGCATCGGAAGTGCCCGGCACAGCTGGCCCTTCAGCCGGGGGCTGGTCGTGGAGTCGCTCGTCAACGCGGGGGCGAGCGCTCCGGCAGCGGCCACCGTCGCCCGCCGGGTCGAGCAGGCATTGCGGCACGCCCGCCGGGCCACCGTGACTCCAGCCGAGTTGCAGGCCCTGATGGTGGACCTCGCGCGGGACGCGCTGGGCGAGGAGGTCGCGCAGGCCGCCGCCCGGCAGACCCCAGCCTTCGTGGACATCGTGGTGCAGGCCAAGAAGGGCACGCTGCCCTTTAGCCGCGGCGTGCTGGCCCGCACGCTGGAGGACACCGGCCTCTCGCCGCGCGACGCCTACGGCACGGCGAGCGCGGTGGACGTGCGGCTGCGGCAGTCCGGGCGGCGCGAGGTCACGGTGCCCGAACTCGACGAGGTGACGGAAGACGTGCTGGCGGGGCGTTACGGCGAACACCTGCGCCGCACCTACCGCTTCCTGAAGGGCAACCGGGGCCGCCTGGGGGTGGTCAGCGGGGACGGGGGCACGCCCACCCCCTTCAGCAAGGGGCTGCTGGTGCAGTCGCTGTTGGCGGCGGGGGTGGCCCCCGACGTGGCCCGCAAGGTGGCCCGCGTGACCCAGCGCGACCTGCGCGGCAGCGAGGACCGGCTGGTGACCCGCCACGCCATCCGCGAGAAGGTCGAGGCCCTGCTGCGCGACGAGGTCGGCCCCGACGTGAGTGCGCGGTACCGCCTGCTGCGGGTGATTCGCCGCCCGCCGCGCCCACTGGTCGTGCTGCTCGGCGGCGTGAGCGGCACGGGCAAGAGCTACCTCGCCGCCGAGGTCGCCTACCGCCTGGGGATCACCCGCGTGATCGGCACCGACGCCGTGCGCGAGGTCATGCGAGCGATGGTGTCGCGCGAACTCGTGCCGGGCCTCCACGCGAGCACCTTCAACGCCTGGGAAGCCCTGCTGCCCCCCGGCGTGCCGCGCCCCGACAAGCCCACCCCCGCCGACCTGCTCGCCGGGCTGCGCGATCAGGTCCAGCAGGTCAGCGTGGGGCTGGGGGCGGTGGTGCGCCGCGCGATCGAGGAGGGGACCAGCCTCGTGCTGGAGGGGGTGCACCTCGTTCCCGGCTACCTGCGGGCCACCGACTATGCGGGGGCGCTGGTGGTGCCCATGCTGGTGACCCTGCCCGACGAGGGCGAGCACCGCCGCCACTTCGAGTCCCGCGACCGCGAGACGGCGGCGAGCCGCCCCCTGCACCGCTACATGGCCTATTTCGGCGAAATCCGCACCATGCAGGACTACCTCGAAGAACTCGCCCGCCGCGAGGACGTGCCCCTGCTGGACGGCCTGACCCTGGACGAAAGCGCGGAGCAGGCCGTGGACGTGGTGCTGCGCCGGGTAATGGCCGCCCTGACGCCGGGGGAGCGGGCCGCGCTGCTGGGGGAGGAGGGGGGGACGGAGTGA
- a CDS encoding AAA family ATPase encodes MTRVPAPPSPSTSAAAVARALAQLDGVILGKPGQVRLSLACLLAGGHLLIEDQPGVGKTTLAHALSRTLGLSFRRVQFTADLLPADLLGMSIWDAAGGVFRYQPGPIFSEVLLADEINRATPRTQSALLEAMEERQVSEGGVTRPLPDPFFVIATQNPAAFVGTSPLPEAQLDRFLMSVTLGYPDARAERTLLETGGRGDVVRELPAALDPDTLRSARREVDAVYAAPPLLDYLQVLARATRDHPALDLGLSPRALLGLLAAARAWAYLAGRTMVLPEDVQAVFPGVAGHRLPVRGGVASDVLARLLAETPIP; translated from the coding sequence ATGACGCGTGTGCCCGCCCCCCCTTCCCCCTCGACCAGCGCGGCGGCGGTGGCCCGTGCGCTCGCGCAACTGGACGGGGTGATTCTGGGCAAGCCGGGACAGGTGCGCCTCTCGCTGGCCTGTCTGCTGGCGGGCGGGCACCTGCTGATCGAGGACCAGCCGGGCGTCGGCAAAACCACGCTGGCGCACGCGCTCTCGCGCACGCTGGGCCTCTCGTTCCGGCGGGTGCAGTTCACGGCGGACCTGCTGCCCGCCGACCTGCTGGGCATGAGCATCTGGGACGCGGCGGGCGGGGTCTTCCGGTACCAGCCCGGCCCGATCTTCTCGGAGGTGCTGCTCGCCGACGAGATCAACCGCGCCACCCCGCGCACCCAGAGCGCCCTGCTCGAAGCGATGGAGGAGCGGCAGGTCAGCGAGGGCGGGGTCACGCGGCCGCTGCCCGACCCCTTTTTCGTGATTGCCACCCAGAATCCGGCCGCCTTCGTGGGCACGTCGCCGCTGCCCGAAGCGCAGCTCGACCGCTTCCTGATGTCGGTCACGCTGGGCTACCCCGACGCCCGCGCCGAGCGCACCCTGTTGGAGACAGGCGGGCGGGGCGACGTGGTGCGCGAGCTGCCCGCCGCGCTGGACCCGGACACCCTGCGCTCGGCCCGGCGGGAGGTGGACGCCGTATATGCCGCTCCGCCGCTGCTGGATTACCTGCAAGTGCTCGCCCGCGCGACCCGCGACCACCCCGCATTGGATTTGGGCCTGAGTCCCCGCGCCCTGCTGGGACTGCTGGCGGCGGCGCGGGCGTGGGCTTACCTCGCGGGGCGGACGATGGTGCTGCCAGAGGACGTGCAGGCGGTCTTCCCCGGCGTCGCGGGCCACCGCCTCCCGGTGCGCGGGGGGGTCGCTTCCGACGTGCTGGCCCGCCTGCTCGCGGAGACGCCGATTCCTTGA
- a CDS encoding transglutaminaseTgpA domain-containing protein, whose product MTRSPRPVTPAPRPSGTLRPTRLGVAFLGLIVVTLVGCINYALGLGYAVTFLLGGVWVAAAAQATWAGRGLTGRVVPPASAVAGGTAPFTVRVEGRGPGGTFLVRLGPGAEGMERVPAGGTAEVTVPLPTPTRGLLHLTRPAVAALDPLGLWAVWQPLPVPAPLPVAPLPEEGAPPPPPPAPGAGEEAERRGPGPDDFSGLRPYQPGDSPRQVSWRHAARTGSPVVRETDAPAGTLLALDWAQTASLPDPEARLSRLAAWVEEARRTGVPFRLTLPGRALPPGAGEAHAAAARAALAEVQPWPAPAAPAPRRPAPAPLPGAPLRFTLLSLAFALAPAALRQPVWLTGLEAALLSYAALRTRRPLPAPPSWALGLLAGLGFVVLNAVYGTLLGREAGTALLGLLVCLKAAETRTQRDARLLALLGVFVLLTHLFFGQGPLAAAHVALGLVGLLAALGRWNGPGPASGLAAVGQAARLSLQAAPLMAVLFVLFPRPDGPLWQLPVQAAQTGLADEITAGEYSSLAQSRDVAFRAEFGGPLPAPEERYWRGPVYERYDGLRWGQVRERFGSPTVEFYGPTLAYRLTLEPGNPPWIPVLDTPTTLPPGAFVTTAFQAVSFSVGGSRTRHAVQGRAARLGVREAPERLTLNLGLPSGESPQARALAASWAGLPAPERVEAALGWLRNGDFRYTLTPPTLPQRNRVDAFLFGSRAGFCEHYASSFAFLMRAAGVPARVVGGYLGGERNPDGGYLIVRQQDAHAWVEVWLEGRGWVRVDPTAQVAPGRVTAGLPTALARPEADTPPPPAALDRVALRVDAWQTRWNDWVAGYDGPRQRDLLGRVQAGVGGRPALLALGVAGVLLAALPLLLVARRRSPTLDPAARGLDDLARRLRLPRAPGETAAAYGERAIQKHPEQADTIRAAVGAYHRARYGGDGGALAELRAAVRQVRR is encoded by the coding sequence TTGACCCGCTCCCCCCGCCCGGTGACTCCCGCGCCCCGGCCCTCCGGCACCCTGCGGCCCACCCGGTTGGGCGTGGCCTTCCTGGGGCTGATCGTGGTCACGCTGGTGGGCTGCATCAACTACGCGCTGGGGCTGGGCTACGCGGTGACCTTTCTGCTGGGGGGCGTGTGGGTGGCGGCGGCGGCGCAGGCGACGTGGGCGGGTCGGGGGCTGACCGGGCGGGTGGTGCCCCCGGCCTCGGCGGTCGCGGGGGGCACCGCGCCCTTCACGGTGCGGGTGGAGGGCCGGGGACCGGGGGGGACCTTCCTCGTGCGTCTGGGGCCGGGGGCGGAGGGCATGGAGCGCGTTCCGGCCGGAGGCACCGCCGAGGTGACCGTCCCGCTGCCCACCCCAACCCGTGGCCTGCTCCACCTGACCCGGCCCGCCGTCGCCGCGCTGGACCCGCTGGGGCTGTGGGCGGTGTGGCAGCCCCTCCCGGTTCCGGCCCCCCTCCCCGTCGCCCCGCTGCCGGAGGAGGGAGCGCCGCCGCCCCCACCCCCCGCCCCCGGCGCGGGCGAGGAGGCCGAGCGGCGCGGTCCCGGCCCGGACGACTTCAGCGGGCTGCGGCCCTACCAGCCGGGCGACTCACCCCGGCAGGTGTCGTGGCGGCACGCGGCCCGCACCGGGTCGCCCGTGGTCCGCGAGACGGACGCGCCCGCCGGGACCCTCCTCGCGCTGGACTGGGCGCAGACGGCGTCCCTGCCCGACCCCGAGGCCCGGCTCTCGCGGCTGGCCGCCTGGGTGGAGGAGGCGCGGCGCACGGGGGTGCCCTTCCGCCTGACGCTGCCTGGCCGCGCCCTGCCCCCCGGCGCGGGGGAGGCGCATGCGGCAGCGGCCCGCGCAGCTCTGGCCGAGGTGCAGCCCTGGCCCGCTCCGGCGGCGCCCGCCCCCCGACGCCCCGCTCCGGCCCCTCTGCCGGGCGCTCCGCTGCGCTTCACCCTGCTCTCGCTGGCGTTCGCACTGGCCCCCGCCGCCCTGCGGCAACCCGTGTGGCTCACCGGGCTGGAGGCCGCGCTGCTGAGCTACGCCGCCCTGCGGACCCGCCGCCCGCTCCCCGCCCCGCCGAGCTGGGCGCTGGGGCTGCTCGCGGGGCTGGGCTTCGTCGTGCTGAACGCCGTCTATGGCACCCTGCTGGGCCGCGAGGCGGGCACGGCGCTGCTGGGGCTGCTGGTATGCCTCAAGGCTGCCGAGACGCGCACCCAGCGCGACGCCCGCTTGCTCGCGCTGCTGGGCGTGTTCGTGCTGCTCACCCACCTCTTTTTCGGGCAGGGACCGCTCGCGGCGGCGCATGTCGCGCTGGGGCTGGTGGGGCTGCTCGCCGCGCTGGGGCGCTGGAATGGGCCGGGGCCAGCGTCGGGGCTGGCCGCCGTAGGTCAGGCCGCCCGCCTCAGCCTTCAGGCCGCGCCGCTGATGGCCGTGCTGTTCGTGCTGTTCCCCCGCCCCGACGGACCCCTGTGGCAACTTCCGGTGCAGGCCGCGCAGACCGGGCTGGCCGACGAGATCACAGCGGGCGAATACAGCTCCCTGGCCCAGAGCCGGGACGTGGCCTTTCGCGCCGAGTTCGGCGGCCCCCTGCCCGCCCCGGAAGAACGCTACTGGCGCGGTCCGGTCTACGAACGCTATGACGGGCTGCGCTGGGGGCAGGTACGCGAACGCTTCGGGTCCCCAACGGTGGAGTTCTACGGGCCGACGCTGGCCTACCGCCTGACCCTGGAACCCGGCAACCCGCCCTGGATTCCGGTGCTGGACACGCCGACCACGCTGCCGCCGGGGGCCTTCGTGACGACCGCGTTTCAGGCCGTCTCCTTCAGCGTGGGGGGCAGCCGCACCCGCCACGCCGTGCAGGGCCGCGCCGCCCGGCTGGGAGTACGCGAGGCGCCTGAGCGCCTGACCCTCAACCTGGGGCTGCCGTCCGGGGAGAGTCCACAGGCACGGGCGCTCGCCGCGTCGTGGGCGGGGCTGCCAGCGCCGGAGCGGGTGGAAGCGGCGCTGGGGTGGCTGCGGAATGGAGATTTTCGCTACACCCTCACGCCGCCCACCCTGCCCCAGCGGAACCGGGTGGACGCCTTCCTGTTCGGCTCCCGCGCTGGCTTCTGCGAGCATTACGCCTCGTCGTTCGCGTTCCTGATGCGGGCGGCGGGGGTCCCGGCCCGCGTGGTGGGCGGCTACCTCGGTGGGGAGCGCAACCCCGACGGCGGCTACCTGATCGTGCGCCAGCAGGACGCGCACGCCTGGGTAGAAGTGTGGCTGGAGGGCCGGGGCTGGGTGCGGGTGGACCCCACCGCGCAGGTCGCGCCGGGCCGGGTGACCGCCGGGCTGCCCACCGCTCTGGCCCGACCGGAGGCGGACACGCCCCCGCCCCCCGCCGCCCTGGACCGGGTGGCCCTGCGGGTGGACGCCTGGCAGACCCGCTGGAACGACTGGGTCGCGGGCTACGACGGCCCGCGCCAGCGCGATCTGCTGGGCCGGGTGCAGGCCGGGGTGGGCGGGCGGCCCGCGCTGCTCGCGCTGGGGGTCGCTGGAGTGCTCCTCGCGGCACTTCCGCTGCTGCTCGTGGCCCGGCGGCGCTCCCCCACCCTGGACCCAGCCGCGCGAGGATTGGACGACCTTGCCCGGCGGCTGCGCCTGCCCCGCGCTCCTGGCGAGACGGCGGCGGCCTATGGCGAGCGGGCCATCCAGAAGCATCCTGAGCAGGCCGACACCATCCGCGCGGCGGTGGGGGCCTACCACCGCGCCCGCTACGGCGGGGATGGGGGGGCGCTGGCCGAGTTGCGGGCAGCGGTGCGACAGGTCCGGCGCTGA